From Mytilus edulis chromosome 8, xbMytEdul2.2, whole genome shotgun sequence, one genomic window encodes:
- the LOC139486708 gene encoding KRAB-A domain-containing protein 2-like codes for MAEGYVVLTPEQRFTNQLIENSDSNQKSIIWNREKYETILNKIKIGLKGHSSDYYHMQRFDVLHCGDVEKLIKKRQSLTDPILYYAYAEEIYSIIMRAHLNTGHGGRDKMLKEVNKKYANVTRHALNLFKEMCEECQLKKRKIASKGLVIKPLISKDFNSRAQVDLVDMQSMRDGDFRFIMHYQDHLTKFAILRALTSKHASEVAYQLLDIFLLFGAPHILQSDIGREFTANIIKELKDMWTDCTIVHGKPRHPQSQGSVERGNADIKDMLVIWMRENNSKKWNIGLKFVQFEKNNSHHSGINRSPYKAMFGCDAKIGLSSSSLPQEILGSLQTEEDLIQHLQISDKPDEISNDGPNELSSDKPNQLDEESQLNTALNLSETQETELDVHVCAVCENPCFSIIQCSTCAQYIHELCSNGTIPDTITCHLCSNEEVIRNERRHASDSMTKQAVRMRNLSERVLTEVDVGANVLVAIPHVDRGKGDPRNLMAVVTGKEEHGYKLGIKDGILRGLYTRNQFELSDSNFIAIHCVNYDNEISFRKAVSKVSLCDGQGYTKCGCSASGKTRCNTKRCLCKKSGQMCNSRCHPNITCSNK; via the exons ATGGCAGAAGGGTATGTTGTTCTTACACCAGAACAAAGATTTACAAACCAATTAATTGAAAATTCTGATTCTAATCAGAAAAGTATTATATGGAACAgagaaaaatatgaaactattttgaacaaaattaagATTGGATTAAAAGGACATTCGTCGGATTATTATCATATGCAAAG ATTTGATGTGTTACACTGTGGTGATGTagaaaaattgattaaaaagcGACAGTCATTGACAGATCCTATCCTATATTATGCATATGCAGAGGAAATATACAGCATTATAATGAGAGCACATTTGAACACTGGACATGGTGGAAGAGATAAAATGTTAAAAGAGGTCAACAAGAAGTACGCGAATGTGACAAGGCATGCTCTGAATTTGTTTAAAGAAATGTGCGAAGAATGTCAActcaaaaaaaggaaaattgccAGTAAAGGTCTAGTTATTAAGCCGTTGATAAGTAAGGACTTCAACAGTAGAGCTCAGGTTGATCTAGTAGACATGCAGTCTATGAGAGATGGTGATTTCAGATTTATCATGCATTATCAAGATCATCTGACCAAGTTTGCTATATTGCGAGCACTTACATCAAAGCACGCCTCAGAAGTCGCCTATCAGCTACTggatatatttttactttttgggGCCCCACATATCCTGCAGTCGGATATCGGACGTGAATTTACGGCCAATATTATCAAAGAACTGAAAGACATGTGGACAGATTGTACAATAGTCCATGGAAAACCTCGACATCCTCAATCACAAGGAAGTGTCGAAAGAGGAAATGCAGATATCAAAGACATGCTGGTTATCTGGATGAGAGAGAACAACAGTAAAAAGTGGAATATAGGGTTGAAATTTgttcagtttgaaaaaaataacagtcATCATTCTGGTATTAACAGATCACCATACAAGGCAATGTTTGGCTGTGATGCTAAGATAGGACTATCATCATCATCACTACCTCAAGAGATTCTTGGTTCTTTACAGACGGAGGAAGATCTGATTCAGCATTTGCAAATCTCTGATAAGCCAGATGAGATAAGCAATGACGGGCCAAATGAGTTAAGCTCTGATAAGCCAAACCAACTTGACGAGGAAAGCCAGCTTAATACAGCATTAAATCTATCTGAAACTCAGGAAACAGAATTAGATGTTCATGTGTGTGCCGTGTGTGAAAATCCATGTTTTTCGATTATCCAGTGTTCTACTTGTGCACAGTACATACATGAGCTGTGTTCAAACGGAACCATACCTGATACTATCACTTGTCACCTGTGTTCAAACGAAGAGGTAATCAGAAATGAGAGAAGGCATGCATCAGACTCAATGACAAAACAAGCTGTCAGGATGAGAAATCTATCGGAAAGAGTTTTAACAGAGGTGGATGTTGGTGCAAATGTATTAGTTGCAATTCCACATGTGGATCGAGGGAAAGGAGACCCGCGTAACCTTATGGCTGTTGTTACTGGAAAGGAAGAGCATGGTTATAAACTAGGAATTAAAGATGGAATATTACGTGGACTTTACACCAGGAATCAGTTTGAACTATCTGACAGTAATTTTATTGCTATTCATTGTGTAAATTATGATAATGAAATATCCTTTAGAAAAGCTGTCAGTAAAGTTTCTTTGTGTGATGGTCAGGGTTACACAAAATGTGGCTGTAGTGCTAGTGGTAAGACTAGATGTAACACTAAACGTTGCCTTTGCAAAAAGTCAGGACAAATGTGTAACAGTCGCTGTCATCCAAACATTACATGTAGCAACAAATAA
- the LOC139484694 gene encoding uncharacterized protein: MNSHVFLKLGVAYKANLKHIVPIIIFSVVFSGIFTMSNSAPIKGGPLPNGFSFHSSRNMSDILVPEEMDIKKEYLFLHANNNMWLEILKDGTVKANTCPTKYGALESGSHSGKLTSNGNMADAKEVADNAAVYLRGVEAGKFLCVKNTGEVYASTEYNTDCAFIQKPQFETTGGKYHYFKHLHHFSKYKRRTLSFKNGKRRKHHTVRFQLGFTEEGTVFVVQKHYQRKDKSMLSINRAMKVMPSNSTCTNQTKTPKKPKLRFKFCRKVWKNYFRSSIKDIKRFRKYNCWDKLRQMRKKITSDTG; this comes from the exons ATGAACTCGCATGTCTTTCTAAAACTCGGAGTAGCATATAAGGCAAACTTGAAACATATCGTACCAATTATCATATTTAGTGTTGTATTTTCTGGAATATTTACCATGTCAAATAGTGCTCCTATAAAAGGTGGACCTTTACCTAATGGGTTTTCTTTTCATTCAAGTAGAAATATGTCGGACATTTTAGTTCCAGAAGAAATggacataaaaaaagaatatttatttttacatgcaAATAACAATATGTGGTTAGAAATTTTAAAAGATGGAACAGTGAAAGCTAACACATGTCCAACCAAATACG gtgCTTTAGAAAGTGGCAGTCATTCCGGTAAATTAACAAGTAATGGTAACATGGCTGATGCGAAGGAAGTGGCAGATAATGCAGCTGTGTATCTTAGAGGTGTCGAAGCGGGGAAATTCTTGTGTGTTAAAAATACCGGAGAGGTGTATGCG TCTACAGAATACAACACAGATTGTGCTTTTATACAGAAACCGCAGTTTGAAACAACTGGCGGGAAATATCATTATTTCAAACATCTACACCATTTTAGTAAATATAAAAGACGAACCCTAAGTTTTAAAAACGGGAAAAGGAGAAAACATCATACAGTGCGTTTTCAATTAGGGTTTACGGAGGAGGGAACAGTGTTCGTTGTTCAAAAACACTATCAAAGGAAAGACAAATCAATGTTGAGTATAAACAGAGCGATGAAAGTAATGCCATCAAACTCTACTTGTACAAATCAAACTAAGACTCCAAAAAAACCAAAATTACGTTTTAAATTCTGTCGGAAAGTGTGGAAAAACTATTTTAGGTCTTCTATAAAGGATATAAAGCGATTTAGAAAATACAATTGTTGGGACAAATTACGACAAATGAGAAAAAAGATTACTAGTGATACTGGGTGA